A section of the Streptomyces sp. NBC_01335 genome encodes:
- a CDS encoding replication-relaxation family protein produces the protein MGGASAWPYKSTAKARGLVLLALGIVKVATAEQLRQLVLPGTADTQTVRNACKDLRSVGLVESVGRTSSMSPAGRPVRRDLWNLTAAGLASAASEVGRPVQEMGGTARDAAKAGAPHALAVTDTIDAFRQSPPMPTTPVARRTNTTLVPTQGQSRILPSRPRGLGHLRGWETEVPLPTAGTFTTPARGSLRADAVLTAPEDGVPVLFVEVDNHTEPAAVVAQKIQSYRRFFQRTVKDHQGRDVPLWSTLWGDSGRGGYPPLALVFAKTVSPTSTMNRITTIRDLSADSWRGHWHSDGITASGARDGYQDYTGTVPVIATTLTLLRQHGPHGPVWWRYGHPDGQTLEHALDNPTITAPSPSATNTAAPNAMPESSTHSRSEEPQRQREAAAVSAALHSAGHDQ, from the coding sequence CGCAACGGCGGAGCAGTTGCGGCAGCTCGTGCTGCCCGGTACCGCGGACACGCAGACGGTCCGCAACGCGTGCAAGGACCTGCGCTCGGTCGGCCTGGTGGAGTCGGTCGGCCGGACCTCGTCCATGTCCCCGGCCGGGCGGCCGGTACGCCGGGACCTCTGGAACCTGACCGCGGCCGGCCTCGCGTCGGCGGCGTCGGAGGTGGGGCGGCCGGTACAGGAGATGGGCGGCACCGCCCGGGACGCGGCGAAGGCCGGCGCCCCGCACGCGCTCGCGGTGACGGACACGATCGACGCGTTCCGCCAGTCCCCGCCGATGCCCACCACGCCCGTCGCCCGCCGTACGAACACCACCCTGGTCCCCACCCAGGGGCAGAGCCGGATCCTCCCGTCGCGGCCCCGGGGGCTGGGGCATCTGCGCGGGTGGGAGACCGAGGTCCCGCTCCCTACCGCGGGGACGTTCACGACGCCGGCGCGGGGGAGTCTGCGCGCCGACGCGGTGCTGACCGCACCCGAGGACGGCGTGCCGGTCCTGTTCGTGGAGGTCGACAACCACACCGAGCCGGCGGCCGTGGTCGCGCAGAAGATCCAGTCCTACCGGCGGTTCTTCCAGCGCACGGTCAAGGACCACCAGGGCCGCGACGTGCCGCTGTGGTCGACGCTGTGGGGCGACTCCGGCCGCGGCGGTTACCCGCCCCTCGCCCTCGTCTTCGCGAAGACCGTCAGCCCGACCTCGACCATGAACCGCATCACGACGATCCGCGACCTCTCCGCCGACAGCTGGCGTGGCCACTGGCACAGCGACGGCATCACGGCGTCCGGCGCGCGGGACGGCTACCAGGACTACACCGGCACCGTCCCGGTCATCGCCACCACCCTGACCCTCCTCCGACAGCACGGCCCACACGGCCCCGTCTGGTGGCGTTACGGGCACCCCGACGGACAGACCCTCGAGCACGCCCTCGACAACCCGACAATCACCGCGCCTTCACCCTCCGCGACCAACACCGCAGCACCGAACGCAATGCCCGAGAGCAGCACACACTCCAGGAGCGAGGAGCCCCAGCGCCAGCGGGAAGCCGCCGCTGTCAGTGCTGCCCTGCATAGTGCCGGTCATGATCAATGA
- a CDS encoding peptidase inhibitor family I36 protein translates to MITSKRSMTTTVLALGLLALGTPALAAPSTAAVVHSAPAAAEIDCPDGYVCIYPEINFVGQPWVKRAVDGSVKELPSAIRDRGSSIRNNSGRTARVYEKHGYSGRWVCVTKGGGSIHDLRGYNLNDQTRSLRINRNDCG, encoded by the coding sequence ATGATCACATCGAAACGCAGCATGACGACGACCGTCCTGGCGCTCGGCCTCCTTGCCCTGGGCACGCCCGCGCTGGCCGCCCCCTCGACGGCCGCCGTGGTGCACTCCGCGCCGGCCGCCGCCGAGATCGACTGCCCGGACGGGTACGTGTGCATCTACCCGGAAATCAACTTCGTCGGCCAGCCGTGGGTGAAGCGCGCCGTCGACGGCAGCGTGAAGGAGCTGCCCTCCGCGATCCGCGACCGGGGCAGCTCGATCCGCAACAACAGCGGACGCACGGCCCGGGTGTACGAGAAGCACGGCTACTCCGGTCGCTGGGTGTGCGTCACCAAGGGCGGCGGCTCCATCCACGACCTGCGCGGCTACAACCTCAACGACCAGACCCGCTCCCTACGCATCAACCGCAACGACTGCGGCTGA
- a CDS encoding HEAT repeat domain-containing protein, which yields MINDLDRTDWASLGHAYGKADDVPGWLRGMVSPDPDVRGEAFGNFYSAVLHQGSVYSSTVASVPFLFAMADDPATPDRGEVVALLLSIGREAVDAEEIYAIICGEDGEESTIYPDTANLIRKHADAFVAYASDPDPQVRRAAIEGLGLFLDDASRATELLRNRLVEETGTAERGLVVRTMADLAIRLPTAAAPARAWLDTLADNDTTDPDTRLAALVHRARCAPDSIDDQTVPTAIELLRQVTPAPPPEENEQGDRDPSGPCACEAEPDPDPDAPGHVVAAFADLERHGRVHATTTPLLTALHTALGARADARTALLTEQLRSSDPGTRYDAIDMARSLITSLRGDHTGLVRLIGDCLLPDDAYTAAAAAEALGSLATLAEPAHEALATYVTTHRPDTWASPHRTVRRAHQLAVVALAGLKDERALPSLLTALDTDTDTWRALDAVGHLPQCAAELTPRLVRRLADDDPSREWPDVSPTTLASALAKLGDPVAVPALAEAVQAAVRHKQWRTAEAVLTALASFGPRAASALDVVRPLTDADDVSLRTAAVDTVWELERRPESVMPLLQPLLDDHRSVPAIELAGRIGPGAAAVLPRLRQILSVLVEQNARNEQNGSAVLNDSWTLVHVASALWDIGGTGEADVVVPALLAAWKDNASTARHVVACLDRMGTAARPALPQIQAALAQPHRGDQMWSGAVAIDLEVEHTCRVVLARLTGHPDPAPVRGE from the coding sequence ATGATCAATGACTTGGACAGGACCGACTGGGCGTCCCTGGGGCATGCCTACGGGAAGGCCGACGACGTGCCGGGGTGGCTGCGCGGCATGGTCTCGCCCGACCCCGACGTACGCGGGGAAGCGTTCGGTAACTTCTACAGCGCCGTGCTCCATCAAGGGAGCGTGTATTCGAGCACGGTGGCCAGTGTGCCGTTCCTGTTCGCGATGGCGGACGACCCGGCGACTCCTGACCGCGGGGAAGTCGTCGCGCTGCTGCTCAGCATCGGGCGGGAAGCGGTCGACGCCGAAGAGATCTACGCCATCATCTGCGGCGAGGACGGCGAAGAGTCCACGATCTACCCGGACACCGCGAACCTGATACGCAAGCACGCCGACGCCTTCGTCGCCTACGCCAGTGACCCCGACCCGCAGGTGCGCCGGGCGGCCATCGAGGGTCTCGGGCTCTTCCTGGACGACGCCTCACGGGCGACAGAGCTCCTGCGGAACCGCCTCGTGGAGGAGACCGGGACCGCTGAACGAGGTCTGGTCGTGCGGACCATGGCCGACCTGGCGATCCGTCTGCCCACAGCCGCCGCGCCGGCGCGGGCGTGGCTCGATACGTTGGCCGACAACGACACCACCGATCCGGACACCCGTCTGGCTGCGCTCGTCCACCGGGCCCGCTGCGCTCCCGATTCCATCGACGACCAGACGGTGCCGACCGCGATCGAACTGCTCCGCCAGGTCACCCCCGCGCCCCCGCCCGAGGAGAACGAGCAGGGGGACCGGGATCCGTCCGGTCCGTGTGCGTGTGAGGCCGAGCCGGACCCTGACCCTGACGCCCCCGGGCACGTTGTGGCCGCCTTCGCCGATCTCGAACGCCACGGTCGCGTCCATGCGACCACCACCCCTTTGCTGACGGCTCTCCACACGGCCCTGGGTGCGCGGGCCGATGCCCGAACGGCTCTGCTCACCGAGCAACTGCGCAGCTCGGACCCCGGGACCCGTTACGACGCCATCGACATGGCACGCAGTCTGATCACCTCCCTGCGGGGCGATCACACCGGCCTGGTGCGGCTCATCGGCGACTGCCTGCTCCCGGACGACGCCTACACCGCCGCGGCCGCGGCCGAGGCGCTCGGCTCCCTGGCCACCCTCGCCGAACCGGCCCACGAAGCCCTCGCCACCTACGTCACCACCCACCGGCCGGATACGTGGGCGAGCCCGCACCGCACGGTGCGCCGAGCCCACCAACTCGCCGTCGTGGCGCTCGCCGGGCTCAAGGACGAACGGGCCCTGCCCAGCCTGCTGACCGCACTGGACACCGACACCGATACCTGGCGCGCCCTGGACGCGGTGGGCCATCTGCCCCAGTGCGCCGCAGAACTCACGCCCCGGCTGGTCCGGCGCCTCGCCGACGACGACCCCTCCCGGGAGTGGCCCGATGTCAGCCCTACGACGCTCGCCTCAGCCCTGGCCAAGCTCGGTGATCCGGTGGCCGTACCCGCCCTCGCCGAAGCGGTCCAAGCCGCCGTCCGGCACAAGCAATGGCGTACCGCGGAGGCTGTCCTGACGGCGCTCGCGTCGTTCGGTCCCCGCGCCGCATCCGCCCTGGACGTCGTCCGCCCGCTCACCGACGCAGACGATGTCTCCCTCCGCACCGCTGCGGTGGACACCGTCTGGGAACTCGAACGCCGCCCCGAGAGCGTCATGCCGCTGCTGCAGCCCCTCCTCGATGACCACCGGAGCGTCCCCGCGATCGAGCTCGCCGGCCGCATCGGCCCTGGCGCCGCAGCCGTCCTGCCGCGCCTGCGGCAGATCCTGAGCGTGCTGGTCGAGCAGAACGCGCGCAACGAGCAGAACGGCTCGGCCGTGCTGAACGACTCGTGGACTCTCGTCCACGTCGCATCCGCCCTGTGGGACATAGGCGGCACCGGCGAGGCCGACGTCGTCGTGCCGGCGCTGCTGGCCGCCTGGAAGGACAACGCCTCCACCGCACGTCACGTCGTCGCCTGCCTTGACCGCATGGGTACAGCCGCACGCCCCGCCCTGCCCCAGATCCAGGCCGCACTTGCGCAACCTCATCGTGGCGACCAGATGTGGTCAGGCGCCGTCGCTATCGACCTTGAGGTCGAGCACACCTGCCGTGTCGTCCTCGCGCGCCTGACAGGCCATCCGGATCCGGCACCTGTCAGGGGGGAATAG